The DNA sequence AACACCCCACCCATCTCCTCCCtgacccacaccccacccctcttctccacaccctgcccctcttctccctgccccttctccaTAGCAGCCCCTCTCCTCTATGTCATGCCCTTCTCCTCTATACCACGCCCACCTCTCTCCTCCGCGCCCCTCCCTTTCTATGGATCCCACAGATTAATAGGTATTCATGTTCAGGGTAACTTCTCTTTTGAGTTTCATTTGCCATTTTCTGGCACCTTAACTCCTTGATTTCCCCCTTTGTATCTCATCTTCCATTTTGAGAGGAATCTTCGAGATTTGATACTTGCCTTCAACATAGATACACTCTTTAATTTTGGGAATTTTCTACTGGGTACCAATAAGATGCTTGTGGGGGGCTCTGTCTTCTACCCTAAATCCATTTCCTCTTTTGTCTCTTGCTCTTAAGGCAGTTCCCAAAGCACCCCATGTCTGCTGATGTTTGAAAAGGCTGTGAAATTAAAGCCACGTCATTACGAATGCTATGAAAAAGGTTTTGACAACTTTGGGTGGCATTTAATTCAAGTTAAACTCCTCTCATTCAAAATAATAAGCATAATGTGACTTATTATGTAGATGAGGTGGCAAGGCAGATGTTTGTCATCTTGGCGCATTCGCTGGGGATTATCGCGTACAAAAGTTGAGCAGGCAGGGCTGCGTGCAACCTGGGAGTTGGAGACAGGACCGCAGAggatggttactgggggggggtgCTGGGTCCAGTACAGGGTGGGGGGCACCCAACAACCATAGGAggtcatttacatttaaatcaattaaaaggaaataaaatgaaaagtgtcTCAGGCACATTGGCTGTGAATTCACGTACTcagcagccacatgtggctggtggctcctgcTGGAGAGCAGGGACCCAGCACATTTCTGTCTTTGCAGGAAGTCCTGTGGGCCAGTGCTGCCAACTACAGTGATGAAAACAGCCAGGGATGCTCGAAGAGGCCGCTTATCAATGGGAAATTTAGCGGTCAGGGTTGTGAAAGCTTCTCAGAACTGGTGTAGCTCTGTAAAGAGCCAAGAGGTGAAGGAATTACAGTCGGTTGGTCGGTTGCTTCTGGTTGCGGGCCACCTCCTTGCCCCCTGGGGCTAGGCTACAGCCGTGCTGCTTGAACTTGAAATGTGCAGACACAGCGTGGGGAGAGCTTACAGTGCAGGTACTGACCCCGTGGGTCTGGGGTGGGCTTGTGAGTCAGCATTGTAACCCTCTCCCTAGTGACGCTGTGTCGCTGGTCTTGGAGGCAATGCTGGGGAAGCACAGATTTACATCGCTGATTCCCGGTCTTGGCTCCACACTGTAACCCCCTGGGGTCTAAACACTAGAGCCAGAGGTTCTAACTTAACTTGTCTGGGGTGTAGTCTGggcactgaaaattttaaaaagctccccaACTGATTAAAGTCTGAGAACTATCAATGGAGGTAAAGCAAGTCGATGGGGCCTGAGGACCAGAAACACTGGTCTCATCAGGAAGttggttagaaatgcagagtcAGAATCTGCCTTCCAGGGAGATTCCCCAGGTGATTTCATGTATATTACAGGTGAGAACTACGGTTCCAGATCGCCTTTAAAAGTAATAATTGATTGATCTAGAAATTCTTCAAAGCATCAAGTTCTGCTAGTCCCTAAAAACACCGCGGCATATATTTTAGTCCATTCTTATGCCTAATTATTGGCGCTTCAATAGACTGTCATTGTACAGATGCTAACTCGGTGGTTCCCGGTTGCATGGTAACAGAGCCTATCAATATTCCCAGCAGATTGGAAACTAGACTTTTCCATCTCCAGCAGAAGGTCAAGATTAACCAAGTTCTTTTAGGAATCAGTTCCACATGTTTGCGTAACATTTATTATTCAAGATAAAGTGTTATTCCCCTTGTTGGTTAATTCCTTTTGATTTTGGGAAATTGCATACTTCTAATTCATGATGAGAGATATACAATATAGATACATTCTTAATTTATGCAATTTTTCGTCATGCAACACTCAGAACCCAGGGAGAATGGGAAGTGACCATAATgtcttgaccaaaaaaaaaaaaagtttctatgattgcatttccctgataagtCTTCCCGAGTGGTCTTTTATGGGGTCAGTGCCAAAGAATCATAATAGAGAAAGGCCAATTATGGTATGCgttagagcagtgcttctcaaacttgaataTGGTAGGAATCAGttggagatcttgttaaaatgcagagtaAGTCTGGGGCTGGACTTCGTCCTTCTGACAATACAGGTGTCAGGATGCTGCCTGTCCAGTGACTAACATTTTGAGTACCAAGGGGTTAGATAACTCTTCCAGGCTACCTTTTTGTGAACTCTCACTTCAGAGACTCAAGAAATCAAATGGCCTGATATAAACCATAATAAGGGTGATTTTGCCGAAAGTGCTGATTTACGAATTTGAATCATCGAAAAGAGACATCGGAAGGTCAGAATTATTCACAGACCCCTCATTAATGGAAAGCTAATGGGTGAAATGAAGTCatttaaggcaaaagaaaaacagtaacaaataccTCAGATGAGTACTAGggcaaaattttcaaaatgttgcAAGCTGTCTCTGCGCTTGAAGTAGCAATTTACATGCATAATTAGGTGCAATCAACAGTTTTgaaatgtaatatattttctGAGCCCGTATTTACTTAtgacagatgcaaaaaaaaaaaaatcttctgtgtCCCCCAAAAACAGaagggcagagaaaggaaaaatatttgcatttaacaATGGGGCACTTTACCAGCACTTGCTTAAATTTAGAACAAATTTAGTTGAAGTattgtatctttatttttgatttacTCTTCACTGAAGCCTCGAAAGAAGTTCCCAAACACATTTTGGAACTAACAAGCATGGAGGAATAATAACTTACCAGTCAGTGATTCCAGCTCCTGTTGGAACTgacatgtaatttttatttctacacTGTAAGAGGAAAATCTGTCAAATTCAAAACTTGATTTCACAGAACACCACTGACTTGATTCCAGCTTTCAGAAGGGGCTTCATTCTTTGAAGATACCAAAAATCTTGTGGAATAATTGATATAAAAAGATTAATTAAACTGGCAATCTCTTCTTCCTTAATGGAGGTCCTCAGACGAGTGCTCATGGTGAATTTCTGTCATCCTACTGTTTTCAGTAAAACAGACAATGAAAGCTTACTATGCCCTAAGGCactctgctaagcactttacacagATGATCTAATTTACCATTATAAAAATACTATAAGAATTGATTTATTACAATGTACCAGGGAGGAAATGGAGTAAGTAACTTCTTTTAAAGGCACAAAGCTCTGTATTTCCTTGGCTGGTACATTACTACGTAAACTGCCATAATGTCATTGAAAAAGTACAGTGAATCTCAGACTAAAAGCAAGTTCCTTTTATTTGTAACAAGTTCCCAATTTAGCAAATGAGCTTGCAATCTAATTTTTCgacattttgaagaaaaagagGACTGAGTTATTTCGCCTCCCAACTTTGCCTTCCAAAAGCATGTTCACATTGCATTATCCAGATTGGCTCTCTGCACTGATTCAATTAAAGTGGCAATTAATTTCTGTCAcacacagaggcagaggcagagatgaaGAGACTGCCTTGCAGGACGGGAACCTAATGTTGTGTTTTTGTGTAATTGCATCTATTGGGGCAGTGAGGCTTGGAAATATGAAAGTTGTCTTTAAGTTAATGCAAAGCCGTCACGAGGTGAATTTACCTTTCTAGTCTCATAGGCAAGCGTTATCCGTGATGCATTATATGCTAGGGGAAAAAAGCCACCCATGCTAAGAAATGCATGAATAGTTCATTTATCTGGCTGATCCATTTGGGGGCATTACAGAACTCAAAGCCCAGAACAATGGGCTCTATTTAATATTAAACAGATTCTTAATAACCCGCTGTTTCTCTCCAAGGCTGGAAGGTCCCTCCCGGGCGCGCAGAGTCGCCGTAGCTGTTTCCCTGAAGTTGGGAGCTACTCCCCGGGACCGAGTAGTGCTAAATTTAGAAGTCATCCTAATCACCTGATTTAAGAATTCCCAAGTCTACCCTTGTCCTCGCTATCTATCCAGATTTACAGACGCAGCTCACCGCCCGGTCTGGGGTCCCTGCCGGCCCGAGGACGCCCTTCCAAGCGCAGGAGAGCTGGCCGGGAGCCGGCGCCCACCGCGGGCACCTGGAGCGGATGCCGGGCAGCGACCTCTCGCCTCTGCCTCCGCCTCCCGCTCCGACCCTCCGCCGCCGACCTTTACGCCAAACTCGGGCGCGCGGTCCAAGTCGCCTCCTCGCCCTGGGCGCcgggccccacccctccccggtGCCAGCCCGCGACCGGGCCCTAGGCGAGGGTAGGTGAATTTCCTGCCTGGCATTTGTCGCCGCCTCCGCGGTCCTCGGGCGCCGGCGGGGTGGCGCGGGGCCGCGGCGGCGCGGGAGCGCGGGGATGCTCTCGCGCGCGCGGGAGGGATGACCCTGGGGACCCGCGCGGCCGCGGGAGGGAGCGCGGGAGGGGCCCGGGGCCGGCGTGGCGGTGGGGGtcgctggggttggggtgggcgcCCTCCGCCAGCTCCCCTCCTTGCAGGGTTGCCTTCCCTTCCAGGCAagccctgccttcctcccagctCCGCGTCGGGAGAGGGCAAGGGTGAGGGGTCGGCGCCGGGTCAGCGGGCGGGGACGGTAGATATCGCTTACACCTGACCTACCCGACTCTTGTCAGTTTCGCCCGTGCATCTCGGGGGTGTGATTGTTCTTCCAGTAACTTTGCTCAGAgcttggaggggaggggagacgcCGAAAGCAACCGAGATCAGGAGGCCGGGCTGGGGAGCGAGTCCCCGAGCGGCCCCGGGGCTGGGCGCGCGGTTGGGAGGCGTCGCCGCCGCCGGGATGCGCTCGGCGTAGCAGGACTGCCGGGGGCGCCCGAAGGCCACCGCTCCAAGGGCGCGCGGCCACCCGCGGCTCGCGCTCCCCGGCCCCGGCGCCGCCGGTGCCCGAGCCCAGCGGTGAGCCGAGCTGCGGGGCGCGCGGGCGAAGGGTGGCGGGAGGGAGGGCGCGCGGGAGGCGGCCCCTCCTCGGCGAGCCATGCGTGCCGCGGGCAGCTGAGCAGCCGCCGGGCGCCGCTGCCAAGTCCGCGCTCCGCTTTTGTCTTGCCCTCCAGTGAATGGGAAGATGGAGATGGATGTTGAGGGAGTTTCTCCGCGCCCGGAGCCCATCCCCCGCTCGCAGGGGGCTGGCGTAGCCTGCCAggcgccgccaccgccgccccagccccagccgccgccccagccccagccgccgccgccgccgccgccgcagctgGCTCCGGATGAACTGCCCGGCGAGAGTGCCGCCGCCGAGGACAGCGACGATCCCGAGGCGAGCCCCAACGGCGAGAAGGGAGAGGGCAAGGTAGGTCCACCGCGTTGGCGCTGTGACACCTTTCGAACGGAACCAGGGCGCTCTAGGAGTGGCTGTCACTTTAACCCCtccgctcccccacccccttcccgtCCGTGTGGTGGTGGGGGTTGCAGATGCGGGGAAGGCGTGCGGTGGGCGATAGTGACTTTCTGAACGGGAAGGCGGGTGCAGAAGTCTGCCCCGGTTTCCGAAGGCAGTGTTGTGCGTGCCGAGAAAAGTCTTCTGGTCCATGCGATGTGGTGCCACGGCAGCGCGCAGCACCTCAGGAGAGCAGGATGGAGAGACCTCCGCTTGCCCGCACCGTGTCGCCAGGGCTTATTTAGATGATCTAGGTCAAGGGGAAACCTATGTCTTCAGGGGCTGCCAAGTGGCTTCTGAGACTCCTTGGAGGGAGGGGACATCAAGCGAAAGATGGAAACAGTGGGAGCAAAGTTTGGCTCTTTTGCAGAATGGTGAGCGCTGCCTTTCCCGGCTCCGAGCCGGAGGTCCTGCTCCCCACCTGGCATCCTCcctctggggagggcagggaccCAGTGCCTGGCAGCAGGTGAGCCCAGGACATCCTGGCAGCCCTGCTGTGTCATTGTGGACAGGGGATAGCAGCTACTCACTGTGGATAACTCCCTCCTTGGGTAATTGGATTCCACTAGGAAATGGCTCAAATGCCATTTTCAGGGGCTGCTGTTTGTTCTGTTGAGAAAATTGTCAAGGAAAGGAAATGCATAGAAAGTAATGCCTCGATAATGTTATTAGAGTCTGCTGATGACCGCTGTGGCTCTGAGCAGGGTTTTCTCTCTTCCATACACGGAGTTCAGCTTCGCGGAAGCTAGCGTTGCTCGCTGCTGTCTCTCCCCGGTGGATTACACGTTATTTGTCAATCCATTTTGAAACTGGCTGCTGAATGTTGCGGAAAAGTTGGTCCAACAAATCAGAATATTGGAACCAAGGAAGAGGCAGTCAGAATACTTTCTCATTCTGGTTCACTGAAGGACGTGTGCAGGGAGACAGCCACTGTTCCCCGTGAGGGAAGAATCGTGTGTCGCGAAGTGCCTCCCCGGGAGGGTGCCCTGCTCTCTGTTGAATCTCTCCCAAGGTGCCAGTGGACTAAACAAATACCCAAAGCGTGCCGGGATCATGTTGAGCGTGGCCTTTCTGTGCTTGGAGACAGGCTCACCGTAACAAGTTGGTGTTTGTGAATGCTCAGAATGGTTTTGCATGGTGATTCTGAGCGAGGGGCTGACAGTGTCGTTTATCTACCAAAATCAATATTATAATTTCAGTGGCATTCCAGCAAGGAACTGGCATTGGAACACACTCTAGACTGGACCTGGGTGATGCGGGCAAGATTTACACGGTAAAACCATGAGGCGTTTTTAATATCCTGACGTCCTCGGCTTTTCAGCTGCACTCAGTTTCATGAATATTTAATTCCGTCATCACTGCATATTTACTACTTCCAATGACCGCAGTTTTGTGAAATAACTGAGCATCATAGGACCTAATCGAACTTTCAGGCTCTTTCGCAAAATAGGTGTGGGGCATGATTAAAATCTCCAGCCAGGGCTGCCCACACCCACATGGTTGGTTCGTTTGCCCTGAGCAAGAGAAATCCTGCCATCAACAGAAATCTGCGCTTATTTGTTTCCTTGGGATGTGCCGTGCAGACTGCCTGATGTTCTGCCGGTTGTGAGGAGCCAGGCAGGCAGTGCCCTGCAAGTACACAGCAGGTGAGGAGAGGCCTGGAAGTGGGTTGATGACATTTCGTTAATTAGCACGTGCAGGGAACTGAATATTCCCCTGATGTGATTTGCTTTCTGTGTGTCTGCAATTTCTGGAGCTGGAAACAACATAccacttttttcccctccaggtGTTTGCCTCAAAAAAGGATGTTGCCTCCTTCTCTTTGCCCCGAAATCAGCTGTGTTAACCCTTTGCTCGTCTCTGCTCCGCTCCTACTGGTCCTTCTAAGAGTCAGAGGGCGGTTGCTCTGTTCCAGACTTTAATAACTCTTTTAGTCTCTGATGGATCTGAAGGCAACTTACACATTGATTTTTCTTAGCAAGTTCTTTTTTCATTAGTGGGAAGGCCTTTGGGTGTCTGATCAAATTATTCTACTAAAATATAACTGGAAAAACAAACGGATAAAGCGGAAGGTGGTTTTACCAAATTGGGGGAATGTTGGGTGGCTgtctccccctttcctctccccacaagTGTGAGGAAagtagtgacttttttttttccagaatctgGTTGGGGGCCATGATTTAATTTTCCCATGAATTTACCCCAGTTCTCTTATTGGAAAAGAAATCGGAGCTTAGTGCCAGATGAGCTTGTCTTCAAAATTGCAGGTTCACGGCCATGCATCCTCAGAAAGTCTCTGGAAGAGACTCTGGATCTGTTAGGGGATTTTTTTTAGGCCTGCGTTTCATGACATGACTGGCACTGTCTGTTCCTAGAATAACATTGCCTGATTCCTCTTTCTAACTAACTGTTCTTCAGAGAAATGTTACAGCAGCTCCATGCTGTGTGTGCTCCCATCCCATGAATTGGAGAAGACCCCAGACCATCTCTTCCTCCCCTGGGCTTTAAAGGCAGGCTTATCTCCAACCCTATGAGAGGCAGTCTCCTCTCCTTGTGGTGACATCCAAAGACAACGTGGTGACCCCCGCGGGGTCCTGGTGAGAGGTTTCCTCACCTAGGATCTCGAGAACTTCTTTGTCACATCTCAAAAGAAGTTCTCCAAACCGACAGACTCTTTCCTCCCAGTCTGAAGAGATGAAGATGAAGAGGTCACTCCCCTTGAGTGAGACACCTTCCCAGTCTTTTCACCCCTGGACTGGACCATCCCCAAAATCATCTTGCAGGGTTCTCTGTTGCCCGTAATATTCCATCCTTTTAGTgacttttaaaacctttctgaGATGCTCTGCTTACCCTAAATAACACTTGGATGTTCTGAAACTTGGTTtggaaaaagttgttttttttcagattgaagtatagtccgttgcaatgtgtcaatttctagtggaaaagtttcttttaaagttCCTTTGTGTTGAAACACCCCCATTTCTTACTCTATCTGTGTTAGCTAGTTGCTTACATGAATGTGTGGGTTCTCCTgccccccctcctctctctgcctctctcacacacacacacagacacacacacacaccatcggCTGTGATGTTTTGTGTAGAGGTGTGTATTAGCGTGTATTTGGTCACATGACCAAACTCTCTTCTCTAGTTCAGCTCTTACTAAAGCCCTGGTTTGCAAGATAATCTTGTGATTGTGGACTAGAGAGCTCCCGGTGATGCTTCAGCGATGGGCTTGACTCAAGACTCACCTGACTTCCATTCCGTCAGCAATGCTGTCCTAAACTGCTAGTTTTCTGGAGACTGCTGTTGGCAGTCTCTCACGCAGCTcgtttttaaaagccttttcattttgaaataatttcggATTTATAGA is a window from the Vicugna pacos chromosome 17, VicPac4, whole genome shotgun sequence genome containing:
- the LOC140686658 gene encoding LOW QUALITY PROTEIN: uncharacterized protein (The sequence of the model RefSeq protein was modified relative to this genomic sequence to represent the inferred CDS: inserted 2 bases in 2 codons); translated protein: MGSGRGETPSTSISIFPFTGGQDKSGARTWQRRPAAAQLPAARMARRGGAASRAPSLPPPFARAPRSSAHXLGSGTGGAGAGEREPRVAARPWSGGLRAPPAVLLRRAHPGGGDASQPRAQPRGRSGTRSPARPPDLGCFRRLPSPPSSEQSYWKNNHTPEMHGSAAEGRSGRRRQRREVAARHPLQXARGGRRLPASSPALGRASSGRQGPQTGRVEIKITCQFQQELESLTAPECPVRRVWTGREIIQGTLFEPTRLTLKISKSPREREEESAKLQSALPSTEKVTGHSLPCTRRLTPEKGFLEVCAAPGCAAADRVPCDSAVPTEKRVAKGNSLTRRTVTS